GGAGAATGCCTTACTGTTATTGATAAAAATGAAGCGTGGCAATTTGAAATTTACGGAACAGGCAAGAGCGGCAAAAAACCGGGAGCGCTTTGGGTTGCAGAAAGAGTTCCGGATGATGAGGTTGCAATAAACGGAAACGTTCCAAGAATTGGTGTTGTAGATTTTAATAATCCCGATAAATTCATGTATGCCAAGGATATAAAGGAGAGGACAAAAGAGCTTAAACTGTGGGACGGCAAATCTCCTTTCAAATTTTATCCGATGGTTACTACCTACAAGAAAAATTTCATGTGGAGAGAATACTTCATTCTTAATAAGTTAGCTCCTTCTCTTGGTCTTAAATATTCAGATGAAGAGATGCCTTTCTCTGTTAAGCCTGACAACAAAGTATCTCCGGAAATGATGTTTTCTTTCTACAGAGAAACATACGACGGAACTGATTTTGACCAAGTTAAATACTTAAAAATACCTGTCGAGAGGAAAAAAATGGTAGAAGGCAAAGAGGTCAAATACACAGATTCCATCTGCCCTGTCTCTACATTTATGCCAAGCAACATGAGGAACTTGCTTAACCAGCTTAAACCGGGATGTGCTCCGAGAATAAGAACAGTAGCTGTTATACAATGCTCATATTCACATGTTATCAGGCTGCGCAACTGGCTGCCGGATGAGGTTGGAGGAGTTGCATATTTTGCATTTGATAATCCTGCTGAAAGCCCGCGTATTCCAATTTATGCCGGAGAGACAAAACTACCTAAGGGGTTTGACATCTGCGGACAGAAGAGGTACAGAACAGATGCTGCAATTTGGTCATTTAGAGAGACTAATAGAATAGCAACTATTAACTGGGATGTAACGAAGGAGACCATACGCAATAAGGCTGCGGAATACGAGAAGAAAATGATGGATGAGACTCCTGATGTTGAGAGGAGAGCTGAACAGCTTATCAAAGTTGGAAAGAAAGATGAGGCAATAAAATTGCTTGAAGGTTATACACAGGAGATTACAGCATCTGAAGAGAGAACCTGGCAAGATATGAAGGCAGATTTCTGGACAATTTTTGCCAGAGCTTTGTAATCCCAATCTGAAGGTTCGTTTGCCCGAGAATGACCGGCAACGTTTGACAGAGCGTTAATTTGTTGATAAAAGGTGTGTAACAAAGTTTGCTATAAGATGCTATTTAAGTAAATTTGCGCTTATAGAAATAGCATACTTTTCTTCTTCATAAAATGATGCAATCAGAGAAAAAAATAAAATTAGTCTTAGAGAATGGCCTTGAGTTTCAAGGCTATTCTTTTGGGTATGAGGCCTCAACTGACGGAGAGGTTGTATTCAATACCGCAATGGTAGGATATCCGGAGAGTTTGACCGACCCTTCTTATTCCGGTCAGATTCTTTGTTTAACCTACCCTATTATAGGTAATTACGGCGTTCCGGAAGAATCTTTGGAAGACGGTATCTCCAAGGTGTTTGAATCAACTAAAATTCATGTACGCGGCCTTGTTATCTCCTATTATTCCCCTACTTTCAGCCACTGGGATGCGGTAAAATCTTTGGATACATGGCTTAAGGAGAACAAGGTTCCCGGAATTTACGGCATTGATACAAGGGAGCTTACAAAGATATTGAGAGAGAAGGGAACAATGCTCGGAAGAATTGTTCCGGCATCATGCAGAAAGTATGAAAAAATCCATGACCCAAATCTGGATAACCAAGTTGATATTGTAAGCTGCAAAGAACCAATTGTTTACAATAAGGGAAAGAAGAAAAAGATAGTGCTTGTGGACTGCGGCGTCAAGAACAACATCCTAAGATGTTTTGTTAAGAGAAATGTAGAGATTACAAGAGTTCCGTGGAATTATGATTTCAATAAATTAAAATGGGATGGTTTGTTTATATCAAATGGTCCCGGAGATCCTAATTTGTGCGTGGAAACCGTTGAGAATATTAAAGTTGCAATGAAGACGGGTAAGCCGATTTTTGGAATTTGCATGGGAAATCAGTTGCTTGCCAAGGCCGGAGGAGCAAAGGTATACAAGTTAAAGTACGGGCATAGAAGTCATAACCAGCCGGTTAGACTGGCCGGCAGCGACCGGTGCTTTGTAACATCTCAGAATCACGGTTTTGCAGTTGACGGAAAAACACTTGGCAAGGATTGGGAGCCGTTGTTTGTGAATATGAATGACGGAACTAATGAGGGAATCAGACATAAGACAAAGCCATTCTTCTCTTCTCAGTTCCATCCGGAGGCTTCAAGCGGACCTACCGATACCGAATTTCTATTTGATGAATTTGTTAAAATGCTATAACACCATGACAGACAAGAAGATGAATATAGAGAACAGCTTAATGAAAAAATCTGTCGGGATGAAAAAGAAAGTAAGCGGCAAGACGGCAGAAGAAGAGAGAAAAAAAATAAAGAAAGTACTTGTGCTTGGTTCCGGAGCTCTTAAAATTGGAGAGGCCGGAGAGTTTGACTACTCTGGTTCTCAAGCTCTTAAAGCATTGAAAGAGGAGCACATAGAGACGGTTCTTATTAATCCTAATATCGCGACAGTTCAGACTTCAGACGGGATTGCAGATAAAATTTATTTCCTGCCAGTAACGCCATACTTTGTAACAAGGGTTATTGAAAAGGAGAAACCGCAGGGAATCCTGCTTGCCTTTGGCGGTCAGACTGCGCTAAACTGCGGAGTGGAACTTAACCGCCAGGGCGTGCTAAAACGTTTTCACGTTAAGGTGTTAGGCACTCCTGTTCAGGCAATTATGGACACGGAGGACCGTGAACTTTTTGTAGAAAAGCTTGCGGAGATTGGAGTAAAGACTATCAAGAGCCACGCTGTGGAAAATATTGATGATGCGCTAAGTGCTGCTAATGAGCTTGGTTATCCGGTGATTATCAGAGCGGCATACGCACTAGGAGGTTTAGGCAGCGGTTTCTGCAATAATGATGAAGAGCTTAAAAAACTTACCGCAAAAGCATTTACATTCTCTCCCCAAGTCCTTGTGGAGAAATCTTTGAAAGGCTGGAAAGAGATTGAATATGAGGTAGTAAGAGACCAGTTTGATAATTGTATTACGGTCTGCAACATGGAGAATTTTGACCCTCTTGGCATCCATACCGGTGAGAGCATTGTTGTAGCTCCATCTCAGACCCTTAGCAATTATGAATATTTTTGGCTGAGAGAGATTGCAATTAAAATTGTAAGACACATTGGAATCATTGGAGAGTGCAACGTTCAGTATGCGTTTGACCCTCAAAGTGAAGATTATAGAGTCATTGAAGTTAATGCAAGACTTTCACGTTCTTCCGCACTTGCCTCAAAGGCAACAGGTTATCCGCTTGCATTTGTTGCAGCAAAATTAGGTTTGGGATACGGATTATATGATTTGAATAACTCCGTTACAAAGACAACTCCTGCATTTTTTGAGCCTGCGCTGGATTATATTGTCTGCAAAATTCCAAGATGGGATCTTTCTAAATTCCACCAAGTCAGCAGATTGATTGGAAGCAGCATGAAGTCCGTGGGAGAAGTTATGGCCATAGGCAGAAGTTTTGAGGAGGCTATTCAAAAGGGAATGAGGATGATAGGCAGAGGAGCGCACGGATTTGTGGCCAACAAGGAGATGCACGTTGATGATATTGACAAAGAGTTAAAGGAGCCTACCGATAGCCGTATCTTTGTGATATCCAAAGCATTTGAGGCAGGATATACCGTAGATCAAATTCACAAGGCAACAAAAATTGACAAATGGTTTTTGGACAGACTGGACAATATCTACTCTATAAGCAAAGAGGTTGAAAAGGCTGATAAGCTGGAAGATGTTGATAAGGAACTTATGCTAAGGGCAAAGAGCGCCGGATTCTCTGATTTCCAGATTGGCAGGCTTGTATATAAGGACAAAGTTGACCCGGATACATACACAACCGTTATAAGGAAATATAGAAAATCATTGGGCGTTGTTCCCGTTGTAAAACAGATAGATACGTTGGCCGCGGAGTTTCCTGCAAAGACAAATTATCTGTATCTTACATATAACGGCAAGTATAATGACATCAGGTATGAAAAGGATGGCAAGTCTGTAATTGTTTTAGGCTCAGGTGCGTATAGAATCGGCAGTTCCGTAGAGTTTGACTGGTGCAGCGTTAATTGCTTGAATACTATTAGAAAACGCGGATGGAGAGGAGTAATGATAAATTATAATCCGGAGACTGTTTCTACAGATTACGATATGTGCGACAGGCTCTATTTTGATGAGCTCACATTTGAGAGGGTAATGGATATTTATGACTTGGAGAAACCGCACGGAGTTGTCGTATCCGTAGGAGGACAAATTCCTAACAACCTTGCAATGAGACTAAATGACGAGCATGTTAAGTTGCTTGGCACATCCGCCCTATCTATAGACAATGCAGAAGACAGACACAAATTCTCTGCTATGCTGGACAAACTTGGCATCAATCAGCCAAGATGGAGCGAGCTTACCACTCTAGATGATATTCATAAGTTTGTAGATAAAGTTGGCTATCCGGTGCTTGTGCGTCCATCATACGTACTATCGGGAGCTGCAATGAATGTATGCTCTAATGACCATGAACTCAGGGAGTTCCTTAGACTTGCAGCGGAAGTGTCACAGAAGCACCCTGTCGTTGTAAGTGAGTTTATACAGCACGCAAAAGAGATAGAGTTTGATGCAGTTGCAAAGAAGGGAGAAATTATAGCTTACGCAATTTCTGAACATATTGAATTTGCCGGAGTCCATTCAGGTGATGCAACCATTCAATTTCCTCCGCAAAAGCTTTATGTAGAAACCGTTAGAAGGTTAAAGAAAATTTCCAGAAAGATTGCCGAAGCTCTTAAAATCAGCGGACCTTTCAATATTCAATATATGGCAAAGGAGAATGATATTCTTGTTATTGAGTGTAATCTTAGAGCCTCCAGAAGTTTCCCATTTGTCTCTAAAGTGCTTAAGATGAATCTTATAGAACTAGCAACGCGAGTAATGCTTGGTGAAGATGTCAAGGCCCCTGACAAGAGCGCATTTGATTTGGATTATGTTGGAATTAAAGCCTCTCAATTCTCATTCTCAAGATTGTTAAAAGCTGATCCGGTTCTGGGAGTTGACATGGCTTCCACCGGCGAGGTTGGATGCCTTGGGGACGATACCGCAGAAGCTATCTTAAAATCAATGATTTCAGTTGGTTATAAGATTCCCGGAAAGAGTCTTTTGCTATCTACCGGAGACGGCAAGCAAAAAGCTGAAATGCTTGAGGCGTGCAAGATTCTGTCCAAAAAAGGCTACACGCTTTATGCAACAGGCGGAACATACAGATACCTAAAGGATAACAATATACCGGCAACTCTTGTTTATTGGCCAAGTGAGAAAGGAATGCAGCCTCAAGCTACGGACCTGATTCAGAACAAGATGATTGATATGGTTGTTAACATCCCTAAGAATTTGACTCAGACTGAATTAGACAATGGCTACAAAGTGCGCAGAGCATCAGTAGACTTTAATATTCCGCTGCTTACAAATGCAAGGCTTGCAAGCGCATTTATTAATGCGTTCTGTACTATAAATGAGGACGATATACAGATTAAATCCTGGGACGAGTATTAGCAGCTTAATGAACTTAAGGTTAAGTTGCGTTCCCTACAAAAAAAACAACGCAACTCCCACAACGCTGATGCATGCTCCAAATATCTGACGCCCTGTCACTTTTCTATGATTGATAAAATGGTCCGGCAACAGTATTAATATTGGCACCGTTGAAAGTATTGTTGATACTACTGCGGCACTGATGTAGTTTAACGCTGCAAGTGAGAGAATCACGCCAATGTAAGAACCAATAAACGCTCCTAAACTGGAAAGTCCCGCAGATTTTCTATCGTGAAGAAAATTAAAAAAGCCTTTAAATCCTCCTCTGAAATAGACAAATATGATAAAACATACAACGGCCGCAAGCATTCTCATCATTGTGCCTGACATTGGTATATAAAAGCTGTTCTGAGATAGTTTAAAAATATTAGAAGATGGATCTGCGGTTTTCTTTAAAACTTCTATGCTGGACGCATAATCATCCATGCCTATTTTGCTGAAAACCACGCTGCTGCCCTGTCCAATTGCAGCTATTACAGCAAGGATGACACCGCGCACCGGAAATATAAGATGCGGACTGGAAGCTTTATTGTCCTCATGGTCAGACCTTTCAAAGATTGAAAATCCGATTCCAAACAGGGTCAGAATCATTCCTACCCCGGCAAGAGAAGAGAGCCTTTGTCCTAAAATCAGCCATCCCAATAATGCGGAAATTGGCGGTGAAAGGGTCATTATCAGCTGAGTATACCGTGCGGTGATTATTCCGTAAGCAGTAAAAGAACATATATCGCAAAGTACAAAACCGGCAATTCCTGATATGCACATCCAAGTCCAAGTTCTAAAATCTGCATACAGCGGCATAAAGCTGCCGCTCACAAAAAACAAGGTGGCGACCAGAAAAACTATGGCGACAATACCGCGTAACAGATTGACGTTCAGCACGCCTCCATTTTTAGTCGCATACTCAAAGATGAGAGAGGATGCGGTCCAAAGAACTGCAGTAAACAACGCTATTAATCCGCCTGTATATCCCATAATCTTAAAACAAAATACTTGCCGATGGCACACCGCTGGTATTGGAGCGCAAAGATAATTTAAAAAACCACAGCTTAATTTTTGTTTTCCCTTATATTTGCAGGAGTAAATATGAGAGGTTCATTATAAAAAAGCATAATTGAAATGGAGTATTTATATCTTGTTATAGGTCTGGTCCTTGTATTGGCGGGAGCAAATTATCTGGTAGATGGCGCAACTGCGGTTGCAAAAAGATTTGGGATTTCCGACATGGTTATAGGAATGACAATTGTCGGGATTGGAACTTCTACTCCAGAAATGGTAGTGAGCTTTATGGGGGCGGCACAAGGAAATGCAGATATTGCTGTCGGGAATATCGTAGGTTCTAACATTTGCAACATATTGTTAATCTTGGGAATAAGCGCACTTGTCTACCCTCTTGTACTTACCAGAAATAACATAATTAAAGACATCCCGTTTGTATTGCTTTCAACAGCAGCGCTTTGCGCCGTCGCATTAGACAAACAGATTAGCGGAGCGTCTGAAAACATTCTCTCTCTCGGTGACGGAATTGTTCTTCTCCTGTTCTTTGCAGTCTTTATGGTTTACTCTTTTCTAACTGCGCACAAGCCTGAACCAGAACAAGATAAAATTGCCAACCAGGAAGTGCCGCCGGTAAAAAAAGATAACAAATGGAAACGGACATGGCTCCCTATTTTGATGATTATCGGTGGGCTTGTTGTACTAATTGTTGGCGGAGATATATTTGTTAACGCAGCAACAAAAGTCGCAAAGATGCTTGGAGTTTCTGATGTAATTATTGCTGTCACGATAGTTGCCATTGGCACTAGCGTGCCGGAACTTGCAACATCCGTAATAGCAGCAGCCAAAAAGAATACAGGTCTTGCCCTTGGCAACGTAGTGGGTTCCAACATATTCAATGTATTTTTGATTTTGGGAGGCAGCGCATTGATAACACCGCTCAATCTTGGAAATTTTGGGATGATTAACTTTATTGCGCTTGGGGTTGCTACACTTGCATTGTTTATTTGCGCCTTTACTTTCCGCAAGCGTTATATTGACCGTACGGAGGGCGTTCTGTTCCTGCTAATGTACATTGCCTATATAATCAAAGGCTTCTAGAAAATCCTGTTAAGCCAGAGCGAAACTTTGCAAAATAGCAAGTCATTTGCAAAAGGTTGAGCGAGTGCGTTTCGTACGAGCAATGATTTTCTTCAGAAAATCATTAGCGAGAAGTAAGCCAGAGCGAAACTTTGCAAATGACTAGAATGCAAAAGTCTATTTATCTAGAAGATCATCTGATTGGTGATCATCAAGCTCAGAAACATCCTTAAGCTTGCGGTTAATCACATTAGTTCTGGTAGTTACAAGCGTATCAATATCATTGAGACCGCCCTGTATTTTCCCTTTTGCCTTCTCCAGCAAATCTCCAAATTTACCAAACTCAACCTTAACAGCACCTAATATATTCCAAACCTCATCCCCTCTCTTCTGAATTGCAAGTGTCTGGAAACCAACCTGGAAACTAGTAAGCAGCGCGGCAAGATTTGTCGGTCCGGCAATCATAACATCATACTCTCTCTGAACCTGATTTAGCAAATCATTGTCTCTTGCGACTTCTGCATAAAGTCCCTCAAAAGGCAGAAACATGATGCCAAATTTTGTAGTCTTTGGAACCTCTATGTATTTATCTTTAATGTCTTTAGCATTCTTTTTAATGACTGCGGAAAGCTCTTTTCTTGCAGCATCCACTCTATCTTTATCTGAACTTTCATAGGCTGCAATCAAGTGATCATAAGTATCTTGCGGAAATTTAGAATCTATCGGGACCCAAACAGTACCTCCGGCAGTACCGGGAAATTTAACTGCAAATTCCACAACCTCACCCTTCTCTTTTGTATGCACGTTTGCCTCATACTGTCCTGGCGCAAGGAACTGTTCCAGAAGCATTTTCAGCTGCACCTCACCTACTCCGCCGCGCATCTTAACATTGCTCAAAACCTTCTTAAGTCCGCCAACATCTTGGGCAAGAGTCTGCATTTCCCCCAGCCCTTTTTGGACATCCACTAGTTGCTTCCCGACAGTTTCAAAACTCTTTCCTATTCTGTCTGTGAGCGTTTTATCCAGCTTCTCCTCCACTGTCTGCCTCATCTTCTCCAATTTATCATTGGTATCATCAACCATCTTATTTTGAGTCTTGTCCAACGTTGCCAGTTTCTCCCTCTGCATATCTTCAAGCGACTTAAGCCTCTCCCCCTGGACCTTTTCCATACTTGCAAGCTGATTTTTCTGGTTTTCAGTAAGCAGTCCTACACCCCTATTAAAAGAATCATTAAAATCTTTTATTTTCTCAGCAATTTCCTGTCTCTGAGAATCTTGAGCACGGGTATAATCATCCTTGTTCTCTTTATGGAAATTCTGAATTGTTGTCATCAGATTTTGCATAAACTTATCATTCTCAGACATATATTTTGCAATAGTCTTCTTCTGCCCCACGGCAATATTTAATAATGCAATGATAGCTCCTGCCAAAATCACCACAACAATAATCATATAAGCTATGTTAATCTCCATAATTTCACACTTTAATTGTGGTAAAATTAAAAATGATTGGGGACTTTTGCAATAATCAAATCATATGCATATATTTGTCCCGCCAAATAGTAAAAGGTTTTACTATAAACTATGATACTTAATAAACAAGTCGGAGTATTTTTGAACTTGGTACACAATAAGTTCAAGCAATATGTCTCCTCTATTTTCCAGAGCCAGGGATTCAATATTACCCCAGAACAGTTCCTTGTTATGGACACTCTTTGGGATGAAGGCGTGCTTTCTCAGCAGCAAATTGCAGACATTATTATAAAGGATAAGAACTCTGTCGTAAAGCTTATAGACGGACTGGAAGAGAAAAAACTGGTAAAGAGAATTCCAAATTCAAAAGATAGAAGACAGAATCTTATTCAGGTAACCCCCTATGCAAAGAGCATTCAGCAAGAAGTTACCGAGCTTGCAATGGAAGCTGTTAATCTGATTATCAAAGAGATACCAAAGAAGCAAATGTACGATTTCATACAAGTGCTCTCTAAGATGGCAAGCAATATGAACACAGACGTTAATCTTAAAGAGCTTGCAAAAAGATTTCCTACCAAAGGGACAGATCAGATAAAGGAGATTAAGTCCGGGCTTGACAAGGTTAGACCGGATTTTGACAAAATCAAGTAATAAAGTAATAATCAAGTATATATGGGAAAGTTATACGACAGATTGATGAAGGACTACAGGATTAAGGAGGGTTTGAACGCCTGCATCAATTGTGGCACATGTACGGCTATCTGCCCCGCCGCGGAGTTTTATAAGTATGATCCGCGACAGATTGTAGATATTGTACAGAGCCAGGATGACGCTGAAATTGAGAAGCTTCTAAAGAGCAATACAATTTGGTACTGCGGAGAATGCATGAGCTGCGTTACAAGATGCCCGCGTAAAAATGCGCCGGGACTTGTTATTATGGCATTAAGAAGTCTCTCCATTGACATGGGGTATTTCATGGAATCAGAGAAAGGGAGACAGCAGTATGTTGTTTCTAAAGATTTGTGCGGCAATATATTAAACTATGGTTACTGCGTTTATCCAAGAACGTTCAAATATGCAACTCATAAAGAAGCGGGCAAAGTTTGGAAGTGGGAGGAAGAGCACCTGGAAGATGTATATGAAAGACTTAACGCAAATTTAGACGGTCCCGGACCGGGCGCCGTAAGAAAAATTCCCCAGAAAGATTTGGATGAAATTAAGAGAATTTTTGATGTCACCGGAGGGACGGACAGAGTAAATGCCGTAAAAGCTGCCGCAGAGAAAAAGGCTAAGGAACTGGGACTTACGGAGGAGGAATACTTTAATAAAATATACACGGAGTGCAGCGATATTCATTTTAATCATTAGAAAAACTTTATATGATATACGAGGGCAAACAAAAAATATGGAGCGATTATCAGAAGGAAATTCCTGATGACCACTATTTCTATGTAAGAAGCTGCATACGCCAGGCATTCTTTCCTGCGAGCGAATGGGCTTTTCTGGATATTACAAGGAATAAATTAAATAAGGATATTTTTGAGACAGAGCATCATACAACGTGCGGCGGAATTGCCTATCACTCTGATGCAATCCCCCAGGAAACTGTCATGACAATTATTGCAAGACAATTTGCCCTGATGCACAAGTATGGTTATGAGAATTATGTCTGTTCCTGCATCACTTCATTCGGACTTTATTGCGAGACTTTGGAATCATGGAGAGAATTTCCTGACCTTCAGAATAAAATAGCTGAAAATCTTAAAAAGGCCACGGGACTGGATTTTGCAAAGCCAAAATTTCTTGTTCACGCCAGCGATCTTGTTTATAAATACAGAAATTTAATTGCCGCGCAAGCCAAATTTAAACTTGTAGATAAGGAAACCGGCAAGCCGCTGAGAGTGGTGGAACACATTGGTTGTCACTATTCTAAGATGTTTCCGTCTAAAGGCGTTGGAGGCGCGGAATATCCTTATGTTCTTGCCGGAATGGTTGAAGCATGGGGTGGAGAAGTTGTGGATTATCCTGAACGCAGGCACTGCTGCGGTTTTGGTTTCCGTCAATATTTTGTTCAGAGCAACAGAGGGTATTCCCTTGCAAACACTCATAAAAAATTTGAGAGCATGGAGCCGTACAAACCTGATATGATAATTACAAACTGCCCGGGCTGCCCCTATTTCATGGACCGCTGGCAGTATGTAATAGCTGAAACACAGGGAAAAACATACGGACAGAACGGACACGGAATTCCCGTATTTACTTATGAGGAAGTGGCAGGACTTGTATTAGGTTATGACCCTTGGGATTTGGGACTGCAAACGCATCAGATTGGACCTGAGCCAGTTCTGGATAAAATGGGAATCCCATATGACCCTGCAAAAAAATATCTTGGGAAGAACGGAAAGGACATTGGCAAGCCGGATTATGTTGAATGTATCAAATAAAATATCTGTCGCGACAGAAATATAAAAGCTGAAAAACACTTAAAATCAATGAATAACAACGTACTGATTATTGGCGGAGGTCCAGCCGGACTAGAGGCGGCATCACAACTTCAAAGGCTTGGCTATAATACAATACTCATAGAGAAAACAGATAAGCTTGGGGGACACCTTGCAAAATGGGATAGATTATTCCCAACCAGCCAGCCGGCTAAAGAAGTGCTGGACACGCTGTTGCAAAATATTAACGGGGTGAAGTGTTTCCTGAATACAGACGTAAATTCCATTAACGTGCTGGACAAATCGTACAATGTAATTCTATCAAACGGAATCACAGTTT
The window above is part of the Bacteroidales bacterium genome. Proteins encoded here:
- a CDS encoding 4Fe-4S dicluster domain-containing protein, which translates into the protein MGKLYDRLMKDYRIKEGLNACINCGTCTAICPAAEFYKYDPRQIVDIVQSQDDAEIEKLLKSNTIWYCGECMSCVTRCPRKNAPGLVIMALRSLSIDMGYFMESEKGRQQYVVSKDLCGNILNYGYCVYPRTFKYATHKEAGKVWKWEEEHLEDVYERLNANLDGPGPGAVRKIPQKDLDEIKRIFDVTGGTDRVNAVKAAAEKKAKELGLTEEEYFNKIYTECSDIHFNH
- a CDS encoding heterodisulfide reductase subunit B translates to MIYEGKQKIWSDYQKEIPDDHYFYVRSCIRQAFFPASEWAFLDITRNKLNKDIFETEHHTTCGGIAYHSDAIPQETVMTIIARQFALMHKYGYENYVCSCITSFGLYCETLESWREFPDLQNKIAENLKKATGLDFAKPKFLVHASDLVYKYRNLIAAQAKFKLVDKETGKPLRVVEHIGCHYSKMFPSKGVGGAEYPYVLAGMVEAWGGEVVDYPERRHCCGFGFRQYFVQSNRGYSLANTHKKFESMEPYKPDMIITNCPGCPYFMDRWQYVIAETQGKTYGQNGHGIPVFTYEEVAGLVLGYDPWDLGLQTHQIGPEPVLDKMGIPYDPAKKYLGKNGKDIGKPDYVECIK